One genomic window of Erinaceus europaeus chromosome 19, mEriEur2.1, whole genome shotgun sequence includes the following:
- the LOC132534774 gene encoding tripartite motif-containing protein 60-like, translating to MDLAAFQAKIQAEISCPVCLGYLTDPVTLDCGHNFCEACIQQHWEGLQDVSTCPLCLHTCPDRHLKRNNMLCQIIDIVRRLPPRKYKRKREEEMVLCEKHNQELVLFCEEDLNLLCDQCSISEHQHHTLKPAGHAAAPERKKLQSSTDLLKKQVDDAKMGHQALLAKSVDVRTDLENWRRALQLEVEASAERKTLTISPTLSMQQKALERKLRENKSQLSEHLSTLRNLLHQATEQSSQSEQDFLKNFGGTHTNNEHLRPPAVSSQAAGKVSCSIPPNYFGLSKIFNTFQVDLNLDLETAYPTLIISSDRKSVAFGRIPPFCLAGPLTFTSHPAVLSCEGFDSDIFLHIGVFLDSFVSTIDITLKASNNYESKVKQPWDSSEEKLQCLLRPAYSQFPLSLPRAPDCGDSNMSYFHTGQFAQA from the exons ATGGACTTAGCAGCTTTCCAGGCAAAAATCCAAGCAGAGATCAGCTGCCCTGTCTGTCTGGGATACCTGACAGACCCTGTCACCCTGGACTGTGGGCACAACTTTTGTGAAGCCTGCATTCAGCAGCACTGGGAAGGGCTCCAGGATGTCTCTACCTGTCCACTGTGCCTCCATACCTGCCCTGACAGGCATTTAAAGAGGAACAATATGTTATGTCAAATCATTGATATTGTCAGGCGCCTTCCCCCTAGGAAGtataagaggaaaagggaggaagagatggtCCTGTGTGAGAAACACAACCAAGAGCTGGTCCTGTTCTGTGAGGAGGACCTGAATCTGCTGTGTGACCAGTGTAGCATCTCTGAGCACCAGCATCACACCCTGAAGCCTGCTGGACATGCTGCTGCTCCTGAGAGGAAGAAGCTCCAAAGCTCCACAGACCTTCTGAAGAAACAGGTTGATGATGCAAAGATGGGGCACCAAGCACTACTTGCAAAATCCGTTGATGTGAGGACAGACCTGGAGAACTGGAGGAGAGCCTTACAGCTGGAAGTTGAAGCATcagcagaaaggaaaacactgacaatttctcccactctgtccaTGCAACAGAAGGCTTTGGAAAGAAAACTGAGggaaaacaaaagtcaactttCAGAGCATTTGTCCACACTGCGAAATCTGCTCCATCAAGCAACAGAGCAGAGTTCGCAGTCAGAGCAGGATTTTCTAAAAAACTTTGGGGGCACTCACACCAACAATGAACACCTGCGACCCCCagcagtctcttcacaggcagcagGGAAAGTGAGTTGCTCTATTCCTCCAAATTACTTTGGCCTGAGCAAAATATTCAATACATTTCAGGTGGATTTGAATCTAGATCTTGAAACTGCCTATCCAACtctcatcatctcctcagacagaaAGAGCGTGGCTTTTGGGAGAATTCCTCCCTTCTGCCTAGCAGGCCCCTTGACATTTACTTCTCACCCAGCTGTGCTCAGTTGTGAGGGCTTTGATTCAG ATATTTTTCTGCACATTGGTGTTTTTCTGGACT ccttcg TTAGTACAATAGATATCACTCTTAAAGCCTCAAACAATTATGAATCCAAAGTCAAGCAGCCTTGGGATAGTTCTGAAGAGAAGCTGCAATGTCTTCTGAGGCCAGCTTATTCTCAGTTCCCACTATCCCTCCCAAGGGCACCAGATTGTGGAGACTCCAATATGAGCTACTTTCATACTGGACAATTTGCACAGGCCTGA